One Halioglobus japonicus DNA segment encodes these proteins:
- a CDS encoding acetyl-CoA C-acetyltransferase: MTQDAFIYDAIRTPRGKGKPGGGLYEVKPIDLVTNLLEEMKSRHNLDTTQVEDFICATGEPVNEQGQNIAKTALVYSSWNDITVGAQLHRYCAGGLDAVNNIAMKIMSGMESMGVAGGVESMSRLGIGASGAAAGDAWVAMQSYGISQGLGADLMAHLDGFSREDVDRYACESQRRAGHARDNGYFDKSIVPVKDLNGVTVLDRDELIRPTDMDSLARLNPSFAMFNDFGHGDFLKFKYPQVEKINCVHTPGNSSGVVDGASLVLLGNKQAGDDQGLKPRARIKAMAVTGSEPTIMLAGPAPASEKALKMAGMTVDDIDLFELNEAFASVVLRYQRLMGVADDKINVNGGAIAMGHPIGATGAIVLGTLLDELERRDLNTGLVTLCAGGGIGIATIIERV; the protein is encoded by the coding sequence ATGACCCAAGACGCTTTTATTTACGACGCTATTCGCACGCCCCGTGGCAAGGGCAAGCCAGGTGGCGGCCTCTACGAGGTCAAGCCCATTGACCTGGTGACCAACCTGCTGGAGGAGATGAAATCCCGCCACAACCTGGATACCACCCAGGTGGAGGATTTCATCTGTGCCACCGGTGAACCGGTCAACGAGCAAGGGCAGAATATTGCCAAAACTGCATTGGTGTATTCCAGCTGGAATGATATTACCGTCGGTGCCCAACTGCACCGCTACTGTGCCGGTGGCCTCGATGCAGTGAACAACATCGCCATGAAAATCATGTCCGGCATGGAGTCTATGGGCGTTGCCGGCGGTGTTGAGAGTATGTCCCGCCTTGGCATCGGTGCATCCGGTGCGGCCGCAGGCGATGCCTGGGTGGCCATGCAGAGCTATGGCATATCCCAGGGCCTCGGCGCTGACCTGATGGCGCACCTGGACGGCTTCAGCCGTGAGGACGTCGACCGCTATGCCTGTGAGTCACAGCGCCGCGCTGGCCATGCCCGTGACAATGGCTATTTCGACAAATCAATTGTGCCGGTCAAGGACCTCAATGGCGTCACTGTGCTCGATCGCGATGAACTCATCCGTCCCACGGACATGGACAGCCTGGCCCGTCTCAATCCGTCTTTTGCCATGTTTAACGATTTCGGCCATGGCGATTTCCTCAAGTTTAAGTATCCGCAGGTAGAGAAAATTAACTGCGTACATACCCCGGGCAACTCCTCCGGTGTCGTCGATGGCGCCTCGCTGGTGCTGCTCGGCAACAAGCAGGCAGGGGACGACCAGGGCCTGAAGCCGCGGGCGCGCATCAAGGCGATGGCCGTTACCGGCAGTGAACCCACCATTATGCTGGCCGGTCCGGCACCTGCCTCAGAGAAAGCGTTGAAGATGGCGGGAATGACCGTCGACGATATCGACCTGTTCGAGCTCAATGAGGCGTTTGCTTCGGTGGTGTTGCGCTATCAGCGACTCATGGGCGTAGCCGATGACAAGATCAACGTGAACGGCGGCGCGATTGCCATGGGGCATCCCATTGGCGCCACCGGTGCCATTGTGCTGGGAACGCTGCTGGATGAGCTGGAGCGTCGCGATTTGAACACCGGCCTGGTCACCCTGTGTGCCGGTGGCGGTATCGGCATTGCCACTATCATCGAGCGTGTTTAA